The following are from one region of the Arthrobacter sp. TMP15 genome:
- the hrpA gene encoding ATP-dependent RNA helicase HrpA, producing MTFTITYHPALPVSERREDIMAAIAANQVTIIAGETGSGKTTQIPKMCVELGLAEQGLIGHTQPRRLAARTVAERIASELGVEIGEEVGFQVRFTGHVGPKTKIKLMTDGILLAEIQRDRLLRKYSVIIIDEAHERSLNIDFILGYLRQILPKRPDLKIIITSATIDPERFATHFASPTAPAPIIEVSGRTFPVDIRYRPLSGPATGEDLDGEDSRTDPQLDGGNSEEDRDPLDAVCDAVDELAKEAPGDVLIFFSGEREIRDAADALSARVKTNPRLRNTEILPLFARLSLAEQHAVFTPGSRRRIVLATNVAETSLTVPGIKYVIDTGTARISRYSHRTKVQRLPIERVSQASANQRSGRCGRVSDGICIRLYSEEDYNARSEFTDPEILRTNLAAVILQMTAMGVAQGPKDVAKFPFVQPPDSRAITDGVTLLRELGAVNAQGSITAVGRQLSQLPVDPRLGRMIVEAAKRGVAAEVMVLAAALTIQDPRERPTDKQQLATEKHKRFQDENSDFTGFLNLWRYIKEKQKELSSSAFRRLCKAEFINYLRVREWQDLFTQLKQMAKSLEIKVSGNDIDPVANHDAIHMSLLTGLLSHIGLYDQRKREYAGARGTKFVVFPGSALFKKSPDWVMAAELVETSRLWARVAAKFDPLWAEQVAPDLVKHTYSEPHWSKKMGSVMAHEKVTLYGVPIVPDRRIHYGRIDPELSRELFIRHALVEGDWHTNHKFFHRNQAVLAEVEEMETRMRRRDLRVDDETLFDFYDERVGSEVVSERHFDKWWKGARHESPALLDLDSHLVMAEEPELDEAAFPKLWNQDGFELPLSYEFHPTAPGSAPNPSDGVTVQVPLLFLNQLPEAPFRWQIPGLRAELVTALIKSLPKAVRKNFIPAPDVARQAAAALAADFDPSVDALEPSLELALRRIKGHVIPPGSWNWDAVPTHLRMTFSVVDKNNRILEEGQDLSALASTLAGATRRAIAESLGATPKTTQAGRAPLNTPASAASAGKNGAANLPTVPAGTVPGGSGSDKPGSESTGIQERSGLTEWSVGSLPREVRRLVAGHTVTGYPALVDEGATAGLRVFQRQDVQESAMRGGVIRLLALRVTSPDRYVLDHLSNTEKLTFSQNPHGSVTELIADCTLATIDKLTPAQLPWTDKEFNALYEVIRAELFDSVFSVTAVVERVLAANLRIRKALRDSTSLPLISALNDINEQLDLLVYPGFVAKTGFSQLSQLPRYLTAIERRLERLPSNVPRDTASMAAVQRLEDEYDDAMAALLPGQRSTAGLEHVRWMIEELRVSLFAVELGTAYSVSEKRIRVALGKAMA from the coding sequence ATGACTTTCACTATTACCTATCATCCCGCGCTGCCTGTCTCTGAGCGCCGCGAGGACATCATGGCTGCCATCGCCGCCAACCAGGTCACCATCATCGCCGGGGAAACGGGTTCCGGAAAGACCACCCAGATCCCCAAAATGTGTGTGGAACTAGGGCTCGCGGAGCAGGGCTTGATTGGCCATACGCAGCCTCGCCGTCTCGCCGCCCGCACGGTGGCGGAACGCATTGCCAGCGAACTTGGCGTCGAGATCGGCGAGGAAGTGGGCTTCCAGGTTCGTTTCACCGGCCATGTTGGCCCCAAAACCAAAATCAAACTCATGACCGACGGCATTTTGTTGGCAGAGATCCAGCGCGACCGCCTTCTGCGCAAATACTCCGTCATCATCATTGACGAAGCTCATGAGCGCTCACTTAACATTGACTTCATTCTTGGCTATTTACGCCAGATTCTGCCCAAGCGCCCGGATTTGAAAATTATTATCACCTCCGCCACGATTGACCCGGAGCGCTTCGCCACCCACTTCGCCTCCCCCACAGCTCCGGCACCCATCATCGAGGTCTCCGGGCGCACTTTCCCGGTTGACATCCGCTACCGGCCGTTGAGTGGCCCTGCCACCGGGGAGGACCTCGACGGGGAGGACTCGCGTACCGACCCCCAGTTGGACGGCGGCAACAGTGAGGAAGACCGGGATCCGTTGGATGCCGTCTGCGATGCGGTGGATGAATTAGCCAAAGAGGCGCCCGGGGATGTTTTGATCTTCTTCTCCGGCGAGCGCGAAATCCGTGATGCCGCAGATGCGCTCTCGGCACGGGTGAAAACCAACCCAAGGCTACGCAACACTGAAATTCTGCCACTTTTTGCACGCCTGTCACTGGCCGAACAGCATGCTGTGTTCACCCCGGGCAGCCGTCGGCGAATTGTGTTGGCCACCAACGTTGCCGAGACCTCACTGACCGTGCCTGGAATCAAATACGTCATTGACACGGGTACGGCCCGCATCTCCAGATATTCGCACAGAACAAAGGTTCAGCGCCTTCCTATTGAACGCGTATCGCAGGCCTCCGCCAACCAGCGCTCAGGGCGTTGCGGCCGCGTCTCGGATGGTATCTGCATCCGCCTGTATTCCGAAGAAGATTACAACGCGCGCAGTGAGTTTACGGATCCTGAAATCCTGCGCACCAACTTGGCTGCCGTGATCTTACAAATGACGGCCATGGGTGTGGCGCAAGGACCCAAGGATGTGGCAAAGTTCCCGTTCGTACAACCGCCAGACTCCCGTGCCATCACTGACGGTGTAACGTTGCTGCGCGAACTCGGTGCCGTCAACGCGCAAGGTTCCATCACCGCCGTGGGCCGGCAACTCTCCCAACTGCCGGTGGATCCACGGTTGGGCAGGATGATTGTTGAAGCCGCCAAACGGGGCGTGGCTGCCGAGGTCATGGTCCTTGCAGCAGCCCTCACCATCCAGGACCCCCGCGAGCGTCCCACAGACAAACAGCAACTGGCCACCGAGAAACACAAACGCTTCCAGGATGAGAATTCTGATTTCACCGGTTTCCTGAACCTGTGGCGCTACATCAAGGAAAAGCAGAAAGAGCTTTCCTCAAGCGCGTTCCGGCGCCTGTGCAAGGCCGAATTTATTAACTACTTGCGGGTTCGTGAGTGGCAAGATTTGTTCACACAGCTTAAGCAAATGGCGAAGTCGTTGGAGATCAAAGTATCAGGCAATGACATTGACCCGGTGGCCAACCATGACGCTATCCATATGAGTCTGCTGACAGGTTTACTGAGCCATATTGGTCTTTATGATCAGCGTAAACGCGAATATGCCGGCGCTCGCGGGACAAAGTTCGTGGTGTTTCCGGGCTCTGCCCTGTTCAAGAAATCCCCAGACTGGGTCATGGCTGCAGAACTGGTGGAAACTTCCCGACTCTGGGCTCGTGTAGCAGCCAAATTTGATCCGCTGTGGGCTGAGCAGGTAGCTCCGGATCTGGTCAAGCATACGTACAGTGAGCCACATTGGTCCAAGAAAATGGGCTCTGTCATGGCGCATGAAAAGGTCACGCTATATGGGGTGCCCATTGTCCCCGACCGGCGCATTCACTATGGCCGGATCGATCCCGAACTCAGCCGTGAACTGTTCATCCGGCATGCACTGGTGGAGGGCGATTGGCACACCAATCATAAGTTCTTCCACCGCAACCAGGCTGTGCTGGCTGAGGTTGAAGAAATGGAAACCCGCATGCGCCGGCGTGATCTACGTGTGGATGATGAGACGCTCTTTGATTTCTATGACGAGCGTGTGGGTTCGGAGGTGGTTTCCGAGCGGCACTTTGACAAGTGGTGGAAAGGGGCCCGGCATGAGTCCCCCGCGCTATTAGACCTTGACTCCCATTTGGTCATGGCGGAGGAACCCGAACTTGATGAAGCGGCATTCCCCAAGTTATGGAACCAGGACGGGTTTGAGCTGCCGCTGTCCTATGAATTTCACCCTACGGCGCCAGGCTCAGCCCCGAATCCGTCCGACGGCGTGACCGTCCAGGTACCGTTGTTGTTCCTTAACCAACTCCCTGAGGCGCCGTTTAGGTGGCAGATTCCGGGGTTGCGCGCCGAACTTGTGACGGCGTTAATCAAATCCTTACCCAAGGCGGTTCGGAAGAACTTCATCCCCGCCCCTGATGTGGCCCGGCAGGCAGCGGCCGCTCTGGCAGCTGACTTCGATCCGTCGGTGGACGCTCTTGAGCCCTCGCTGGAATTAGCACTGCGGCGCATCAAGGGTCATGTTATTCCGCCGGGGTCGTGGAACTGGGATGCCGTGCCCACGCACTTGCGCATGACCTTTTCCGTGGTGGATAAAAATAATCGAATCTTGGAGGAGGGCCAGGACCTCTCAGCATTGGCGTCAACCCTGGCAGGAGCCACACGTCGGGCCATCGCCGAATCATTGGGTGCCACGCCCAAGACCACGCAGGCTGGGCGGGCTCCGCTGAACACTCCGGCCAGCGCTGCCAGCGCCGGAAAGAACGGTGCAGCTAATCTGCCAACGGTGCCAGCGGGCACGGTACCAGGTGGCTCTGGGTCAGATAAACCTGGGTCAGAAAGCACGGGTATCCAGGAACGTTCCGGGCTCACCGAGTGGAGTGTTGGAAGCTTGCCACGCGAAGTCAGGCGTTTGGTGGCCGGGCATACCGTGACGGGTTATCCAGCTTTGGTAGACGAGGGGGCAACAGCGGGACTGCGCGTTTTCCAGCGTCAGGACGTGCAGGAATCTGCCATGCGCGGCGGCGTCATCAGACTGTTGGCACTGCGTGTGACTTCTCCTGACCGCTATGTGCTGGACCACCTTAGCAACACGGAAAAACTCACCTTCAGCCAAAATCCACACGGCTCCGTCACAGAGCTGATTGCCGATTGCACGTTGGCCACCATAGATAAGCTCACCCCTGCACAGCTACCGTGGACGGACAAGGAATTCAACGCCCTGTATGAAGTGATCCGGGCGGAGCTTTTCGACTCGGTGTTCTCGGTGACTGCCGTGGTGGAAAGGGTTTTGGCGGCCAATCTACGCATTCGCAAGGCGCTCCGGGATTCCACCAGTTTGCCCCTCATCAGCGCCCTGAATGACATCAACGAACAGCTTGATCTGCTGGTTTATCCCGGCTTTGTGGCAAAGACAGGTTTTTCCCAACTCAGCCAGCTGCCGCGTTATCTGACAGCGATTGAGCGCCGATTGGAGCGACTACCCAGCAACGTTCCTCGCGACACGGCCTCAATGGCTGCCGTGCAACGTCTTGAAGACGAGTACGACGACGCCATGGCAGCTTTGCTGCCCGGGCAGCGTTCAACAGCCGGGCTGGAACACGTGCGGTGGATGATCGAGGAGTTGCGGGTTAGTTTGTTCGCCGTGGAGCTTGGAACAGCGTATTCGGTTTCCGAGAAACGAATCCGGGTGGCACTGGGCAAAGCAATGGCCTAG
- a CDS encoding BCCT family transporter, translating to MSETKSKPRVHRWVFWPTAVIVIFFTLFAIITPNAAETLFSGIQSTIVGYFNWYYVLLATALVIFCLWVGFGKFGDIKLGKDDDEPEFSVGSWFALLFAAGMGIGLVFYGVSEPLSHYASPKPGTTGSPGELAQHALSQTFLHWGVHAWSIYVVIGLALAYAIHRRGRPISIRWTLEPLLGSRVRGGLGNVIDVIALVGTIFGVATSLGLGVLQISAGLESAGLITSSMFIDLVIIAVVTCLVLFSVLSGVGKGMKWLSNTNLILAGVFVVFLLVVGPTQFLLRNFVQSTGNYLQNFVGMAFNVSAFTGAEGEAWQSTWTTFYWGWWISWAPFVGIFIARISKGRTVRQFVAGVILVPTLLTMLWFSVLGGTALYSELSGKGGLVGPDGTVDAAGALFAMLAEVPAGGVLTIGAILMIVIFFVTSADSGALVMGMIASGGEVEPKPWIRIFFTLATSLLASALLLSGGLNALKTAAIIIALPFSLVLILICWSTYRAFSRESRAYEKARRMAFLEHIGDFYGLEVEGPNQDSPLLNLRSLTTRIRGRLQPERRPRMDPFGHQSQDLKPTDAVEADAGALSGDVSEQEQ from the coding sequence ATGTCAGAAACAAAATCTAAGCCTCGGGTCCATCGCTGGGTCTTTTGGCCCACAGCCGTGATCGTCATATTTTTCACGCTGTTTGCCATCATCACCCCCAACGCCGCAGAGACACTGTTTTCTGGGATCCAAAGCACAATTGTCGGCTACTTTAACTGGTACTACGTGCTGCTGGCCACCGCTTTGGTGATCTTCTGCCTCTGGGTGGGTTTCGGTAAGTTTGGCGATATTAAGCTCGGCAAGGACGACGACGAACCGGAATTCTCGGTTGGTTCCTGGTTTGCCCTGCTCTTCGCCGCCGGAATGGGAATCGGTTTGGTGTTCTACGGGGTCAGCGAACCCTTAAGTCACTATGCCTCCCCCAAACCGGGCACCACCGGTTCCCCCGGCGAGCTGGCTCAGCACGCTCTCTCGCAGACCTTCCTGCACTGGGGAGTCCACGCCTGGTCCATCTACGTAGTCATCGGGCTGGCCTTGGCTTACGCCATCCATCGACGCGGACGGCCAATATCGATCCGCTGGACGCTGGAACCTCTGCTCGGAAGCAGAGTCCGCGGAGGGCTGGGCAACGTGATTGACGTTATCGCTTTAGTCGGTACGATCTTTGGTGTGGCCACTTCACTGGGCCTTGGCGTGCTGCAAATCAGCGCGGGATTGGAAAGCGCCGGGCTGATCACTTCTTCAATGTTCATTGACCTTGTCATCATTGCGGTGGTGACCTGCCTGGTGTTGTTCTCGGTTCTCTCGGGTGTGGGCAAAGGTATGAAATGGCTCTCGAACACCAACCTCATCCTGGCCGGTGTTTTTGTAGTCTTCCTGCTGGTGGTTGGACCCACACAGTTCCTGCTGCGCAACTTTGTGCAGTCCACGGGCAACTACCTGCAGAATTTTGTGGGGATGGCTTTCAACGTTAGTGCATTCACCGGCGCGGAGGGCGAAGCCTGGCAGTCAACGTGGACCACGTTCTACTGGGGCTGGTGGATATCCTGGGCACCTTTTGTGGGTATCTTCATTGCCCGGATTTCCAAGGGTCGCACGGTGCGCCAATTCGTGGCCGGAGTGATTCTGGTACCGACCCTACTCACAATGCTGTGGTTCAGCGTGCTCGGTGGAACGGCGCTGTATTCTGAGCTCTCCGGCAAGGGCGGGTTGGTGGGCCCTGACGGAACAGTTGATGCCGCTGGTGCACTGTTTGCCATGCTGGCTGAGGTACCTGCAGGAGGGGTGCTTACCATCGGAGCGATCCTGATGATCGTGATCTTCTTCGTGACCTCAGCCGACTCCGGCGCTTTGGTCATGGGCATGATCGCCAGCGGTGGGGAAGTGGAACCAAAGCCGTGGATCCGTATTTTCTTCACCTTGGCCACATCGCTGCTGGCCAGTGCATTGCTGCTGTCCGGTGGACTGAACGCCTTGAAAACGGCAGCGATCATCATCGCCTTGCCTTTCAGCTTGGTGCTGATCCTGATTTGTTGGTCAACCTACCGGGCGTTCTCCCGTGAGTCCCGCGCTTACGAGAAGGCTAGGCGCATGGCCTTCCTTGAGCACATCGGAGATTTCTATGGCCTGGAAGTTGAAGGCCCTAACCAGGATTCGCCACTACTGAACTTGCGTTCGCTCACCACCCGGATTCGTGGACGTCTTCAACCAGAACGGCGGCCGCGCATGGACCCGTTTGGTCATCAGTCTCAGGACTTGAAACCCACCGATGCAGTGGAAGCTGACGCTGGGGCCCTTAGCGGTGATGTTTCTGAACAGGAACAGTAG
- a CDS encoding HIT family protein yields the protein MSTLFSKIINGEIPGRFVWKDADCVSFLTIGPLTDGHVLVVPRLEVDKWTDAAPELVSKLMLVAHTIGQAQLAAFDAPRSGLTIAGFEVEHLHVHVFPAYGMENFDFETVDNAPEPAVMDANAEKIRVALRAAGHEEFVPAS from the coding sequence TTGAGTACTTTGTTCAGTAAAATCATCAATGGCGAGATTCCCGGCCGATTCGTCTGGAAGGACGCAGACTGCGTGTCATTTCTGACCATTGGTCCTTTGACTGATGGACACGTGCTGGTTGTGCCCCGGTTGGAAGTGGACAAGTGGACGGATGCAGCACCGGAGCTTGTGAGCAAGCTAATGCTGGTTGCTCATACGATTGGCCAGGCCCAACTAGCCGCCTTCGACGCTCCTCGCTCAGGACTGACCATCGCCGGCTTTGAAGTTGAGCACCTGCACGTGCACGTCTTCCCGGCCTACGGTATGGAGAACTTCGATTTCGAAACAGTTGATAACGCTCCGGAGCCAGCGGTTATGGACGCCAACGCTGAGAAGATTCGTGTTGCGCTGCGCGCGGCCGGTCACGAGGAGTTCGTTCCAGCTTCCTAG
- a CDS encoding NAD(P)-dependent alcohol dehydrogenase, whose protein sequence is MTHVKAYAAQSPTSGLTPSTIERREPGAHDVEIAIEFCGLCHSDVHSIRSEWGTTKYPLVPGHEIVGIVSRVGDSVEGFTVGQRVGVGCMVDSCRECDSCLEGFEQYCEVGMVGTYGAPDKRNGSVITQGGYSQAIVVDENYVLHIPEGMDPAAAAPLLCAGVTTYSPLRYLDVQDGDSVGVIGLGGLGHMGVKIAKALGAKVTVFTTSPAKVDAALALGADNVVISTDSDSMAGAKHTLNAILDTVAAVHDLNPYLRTLARDGALIQLGLPSEEMPAVEPGLLIRKRLAYGGSLIGGIAETQEMLDFCAEHGVVCDIEMVSASELDKAYDRMVAGDVKYRFVLDASTL, encoded by the coding sequence ATGACCCACGTAAAAGCATATGCAGCTCAATCACCCACCTCCGGGCTCACGCCCAGCACCATCGAACGCCGTGAACCAGGTGCCCACGATGTTGAAATTGCTATTGAATTCTGTGGACTGTGCCACTCTGATGTGCACAGCATCCGCTCGGAATGGGGAACCACAAAGTACCCGCTGGTACCCGGGCATGAAATTGTTGGCATTGTTAGCCGCGTTGGCGATTCCGTGGAGGGCTTCACTGTGGGCCAGCGCGTTGGTGTTGGCTGCATGGTTGATTCCTGCCGGGAATGCGACTCATGCTTGGAAGGCTTTGAGCAGTACTGTGAAGTTGGCATGGTTGGTACCTACGGTGCACCGGATAAACGCAATGGTTCAGTCATCACCCAAGGCGGCTATTCACAAGCCATTGTTGTGGATGAAAACTATGTTTTGCACATTCCCGAAGGCATGGACCCGGCAGCTGCAGCACCTCTGCTATGTGCCGGCGTCACCACCTACTCACCACTGCGCTACCTGGATGTCCAGGACGGAGACAGTGTGGGTGTGATTGGTTTGGGCGGTCTTGGCCACATGGGTGTGAAGATCGCCAAGGCACTCGGGGCCAAGGTTACTGTTTTTACAACCTCTCCGGCGAAGGTTGATGCCGCTCTGGCCCTTGGTGCAGATAACGTGGTGATCTCCACCGACAGCGATTCAATGGCCGGGGCAAAGCATACATTGAACGCCATTTTGGACACTGTGGCTGCGGTTCACGATCTTAACCCTTACCTGCGAACGCTGGCCCGTGACGGTGCGTTGATCCAGTTGGGTCTGCCGTCGGAAGAGATGCCGGCTGTGGAACCGGGGCTGCTGATTCGCAAGCGTCTCGCTTACGGCGGTTCCTTGATTGGCGGGATTGCTGAGACCCAGGAAATGCTTGACTTCTGTGCCGAACACGGTGTTGTCTGCGATATTGAAATGGTGTCAGCCAGCGAATTGGACAAGGCCTACGACCGGATGGTTGCCGGTGACGTCAAATACCGATTCGTGCTTGATGCAAGCACTCTTTAA
- a CDS encoding sulfurtransferase, translated as MSVLISVANLNDRLSQNKRTVLLDVRWALGDPHGHEHYLAGHIPGAVFGDMNSQLASHGVPQDGRHPLPAEADFAHTVRMWGINENDTVVVYDDSGATAAARAWWLLRHAGLANVYLLDGGLAAWRLAKLPLEDGEVQPEPGNAVVHFGAMETIDSDGAANFDGVLLDARAGERYRGEVEPIDPRAGHIPGAVSAPTAENLAPDASFLAADKLHVRFTALGVAPGSSVAVYCGSGVTAAHQIAALEIAGFKAALYPGSWSAWSNQGERAVETVPTVGMDTNGDRLGP; from the coding sequence ATGTCAGTTCTGATCAGTGTTGCAAACCTCAACGACCGGTTGAGTCAAAACAAACGAACAGTGCTGCTGGATGTGCGGTGGGCGCTGGGGGACCCGCACGGCCATGAGCATTACCTGGCCGGGCACATTCCCGGTGCCGTCTTCGGGGACATGAATTCTCAACTGGCATCCCACGGGGTTCCCCAGGATGGCCGCCACCCTTTGCCCGCCGAGGCTGACTTTGCCCACACAGTCCGCATGTGGGGCATCAATGAAAATGACACAGTCGTGGTTTACGACGACTCCGGCGCCACCGCGGCTGCCCGTGCCTGGTGGCTCTTGCGCCACGCGGGCTTGGCGAATGTTTACTTGCTCGACGGCGGGCTGGCAGCTTGGCGTTTGGCTAAACTGCCGCTCGAAGACGGTGAGGTACAGCCGGAGCCGGGCAACGCCGTCGTACATTTTGGGGCGATGGAAACCATCGATAGTGATGGTGCAGCTAACTTCGACGGGGTGTTGTTGGATGCCAGGGCAGGGGAGCGGTACCGGGGCGAAGTGGAGCCGATTGACCCGAGAGCCGGGCATATTCCCGGCGCTGTCAGTGCGCCAACAGCCGAAAATTTGGCGCCGGATGCCTCATTTTTAGCGGCGGATAAGCTGCATGTCAGATTTACGGCATTGGGAGTAGCCCCTGGAAGTTCCGTGGCTGTTTATTGCGGTTCTGGCGTCACCGCCGCGCATCAGATCGCTGCCCTTGAAATAGCCGGCTTCAAGGCGGCACTTTATCCGGGGTCGTGGTCTGCCTGGTCAAACCAGGGCGAGCGGGCGGTAGAAACTGTTCCCACTGTTGGGATGGACACCAACGGCGATAGGCTTGGTCCATGA
- a CDS encoding PLP-dependent cysteine synthase family protein: MNPTASNTSAVSTAHADRVWTRTAIGKVQAENNRSADTHLYKIELPAQWGVDLYVKDESCHRTGSLKHRLARSLFLFALVNGQIHEGTTVVEASSGSTAVSEAYFAQLLGLDFVAVMTRSTSPEKIALIEQFGGRCHLVDQADEVYSAATAIATEHNGHYMDQFTYAERATDWRGNNNIAESIFNQLEHERFPDPSWVVVGAGTGGTSATIGRYIRYHGHSTQLAVVDPEGSAFYPAWKSGDLSIVTGNSSRIEGIGRPRVEPSFVPGVIDTMMEIPDAASVAAMMHFEHLTGLHAGPSTGTNLWGVWQLVAQMIAKGEGGSIVTLMCDGGERYGGSYNNAQWLGEKGLDPAPHLQAIEDFFASGLWHG; this comes from the coding sequence ATGAACCCAACAGCATCGAACACTTCCGCCGTGTCCACAGCGCACGCGGATAGGGTGTGGACCCGTACCGCGATTGGTAAAGTACAGGCCGAGAACAACCGCTCAGCTGACACCCATCTGTACAAGATCGAGCTGCCTGCGCAGTGGGGCGTTGACCTGTATGTGAAGGATGAGTCGTGCCATAGGACCGGCAGCTTAAAGCATCGCTTGGCCAGGTCCCTGTTCCTGTTTGCACTGGTAAATGGGCAGATTCATGAGGGCACCACAGTGGTGGAAGCGAGCTCCGGCAGCACAGCGGTTTCTGAAGCTTATTTTGCGCAACTGCTTGGCCTGGACTTCGTTGCCGTGATGACCCGTTCCACAAGCCCGGAAAAGATTGCCTTAATTGAGCAGTTTGGTGGGCGCTGCCACTTGGTTGATCAGGCCGATGAGGTGTATTCGGCAGCCACAGCCATTGCCACCGAACACAACGGCCACTACATGGATCAATTCACCTATGCCGAACGGGCCACCGATTGGCGTGGCAATAACAACATCGCCGAATCCATTTTCAATCAGTTGGAGCATGAGCGGTTCCCTGATCCCAGCTGGGTGGTTGTTGGTGCCGGCACTGGCGGTACTTCGGCCACGATTGGCCGTTACATTCGTTACCACGGCCACAGCACCCAGCTTGCCGTGGTTGATCCCGAGGGTTCAGCGTTTTATCCGGCGTGGAAATCTGGGGATCTTTCCATTGTCACAGGAAACTCTTCCCGGATCGAAGGCATTGGGCGCCCGCGAGTGGAGCCCAGTTTTGTCCCTGGCGTGATTGATACCATGATGGAAATTCCTGACGCCGCATCCGTGGCAGCCATGATGCACTTTGAACACCTGACAGGGTTGCATGCAGGACCCTCCACCGGCACAAATTTGTGGGGCGTATGGCAGCTGGTGGCGCAGATGATTGCCAAGGGTGAAGGTGGCAGCATTGTGACATTGATGTGCGACGGCGGCGAACGCTACGG